A genomic window from endosymbiont of Galathealinum brachiosum includes:
- a CDS encoding lipopolysaccharide assembly protein LapB has translation MIEHLQYIISQQWTIYLLPFLGFILGILLARRRIRKQRKQLRFSNDYFVGLNYLLNDEQDKALDIFVQLVETDWETIDTSLALGAIFRRNGEIDKAIKLHQNLLARPSLPQQYKGTVLLSLAKDYLQAGWLDRAEGLFNEVVGDAEFTQEAQRCLMSIYEQEHEWENAINIARRFQSRGDNKIAATTAQYYCELSQKVLKQNDLKEAEALATQALTIDKNCVRASVLLADLAITRGRYQKAIRFLRQVEMQNIQLFPLVVEKLILCYRNTSNLNKALSYLRMLDQKHPEISLVPDLTRLIEEIFGEEDALQYLSEAVLRKPSLSTLSSLLQLHGPDVDCQKNLVPAVVDAITDKHHDYQCKRCGYTANTHVWLCPSCHGWSSMAPKID, from the coding sequence ATGATTGAACATCTGCAATATATTATTTCACAACAATGGACTATTTACCTGTTACCTTTTCTGGGTTTTATACTGGGTATACTTCTAGCACGTCGTCGCATAAGAAAACAGAGAAAACAATTACGTTTTTCTAATGATTACTTTGTGGGCCTTAATTATTTATTAAATGATGAGCAGGATAAAGCGCTCGACATATTTGTTCAACTGGTTGAAACAGACTGGGAAACTATTGATACCAGTCTTGCCCTGGGTGCAATATTTCGTCGTAATGGAGAAATAGATAAAGCCATAAAATTGCATCAGAATTTATTAGCACGCCCCTCACTGCCACAGCAATACAAAGGTACGGTTTTATTATCACTTGCTAAAGATTATTTGCAGGCAGGCTGGTTAGACAGGGCTGAAGGCCTTTTTAATGAGGTTGTTGGTGATGCGGAGTTTACTCAGGAAGCTCAACGTTGCTTAATGAGTATTTATGAGCAGGAGCACGAGTGGGAAAATGCAATTAATATTGCCCGGCGTTTTCAGAGCAGGGGTGATAATAAAATAGCTGCAACAACAGCACAATATTATTGTGAATTAAGTCAGAAGGTTTTAAAACAAAATGATTTAAAAGAGGCTGAAGCGTTAGCTACACAGGCACTAACTATAGATAAAAATTGTGTTCGGGCATCAGTGTTGTTAGCAGATCTTGCAATTACAAGAGGGCGTTATCAAAAGGCGATTCGATTTTTACGTCAGGTAGAAATGCAGAATATCCAGCTATTTCCACTTGTAGTTGAAAAACTCATATTATGTTATCGAAATACATCAAACTTAAATAAAGCATTAAGTTATTTACGTATGCTTGATCAGAAGCACCCGGAAATCTCACTTGTGCCTGATCTTACCAGACTGATTGAAGAAATATTTGGTGAAGAAGATGCATTACAATATTTATCTGAAGCGGTTCTCAGAAAACCCTCTTTAAGTACATTAAGTTCTTTATTGCAACTGCATGGTCCTGATGTTGATTGTCAGAAAAATCTGGTTCCTGCAGTTGTTGATGCAATAACAGATAAACATCATGATTATCAATGTAAGCGTTGTGGTTATACTGCAAATACTCATGTCTGGTTATGCCCTTCGTGTCATGGCTGGAGTAGTATGGCTCCGAAAATTGATTAA
- a CDS encoding 30S ribosomal protein S1, with protein MSESFAELFEQSLQETEMNAGTIVMGTIVDISNGYVTVAAGLKSEGVIPESQFLSNGEVEVKIGDEVEVVLEAVEDGWGETRLSRDKAKRAKAWIVLEAAHDAEEIITGIITGKVKGGFTVELGDIRAFLPGSLVDVRPVRDTSYLEGKELEFKVIKLDQKRNNVVVSRRAVVESEYSAEREELLNSLEEGKTVKGIVKNLTDYGAFLDLGGIDGLLHITDMAWKRVKHPSEVVEVGSEIEVVVLKFDKERNRVSLGLKQLGEDPWAAIANRYPEGSRMMGKVSNITDYGCFVEVEDGVEGLVHVSEMDWTNKNVNPAKVVSLGDECEVMILDIDEERRRISLGMKQCIANPWDEFGATRNKGDKVSGKIKSITDFGIFVGLDGGIDGLVHLSDLSWDSTGEDLVQNYSKGDELEAVVLSIDPERERISLGVKQMEQDPFSNFVAANSKGALVKGTITEVDAKAAIVDLGDGIEGTLRASELSRDRVEDARTVLKAGEDIEAKFLGVDRKTRTITLSIKAMDADEEAAAIKEYSSDSDSGSATTSTTLGDLLKEQMDANK; from the coding sequence ATGTCTGAATCATTTGCAGAACTATTTGAACAAAGCTTGCAAGAAACCGAAATGAATGCAGGTACCATCGTAATGGGTACTATTGTTGATATTTCTAACGGTTATGTAACCGTAGCAGCGGGCCTTAAATCTGAAGGCGTTATCCCTGAATCACAATTTTTAAGCAACGGCGAAGTTGAAGTTAAAATCGGCGACGAAGTTGAAGTTGTCCTTGAAGCTGTAGAAGACGGCTGGGGCGAAACACGTTTATCTCGCGATAAAGCGAAACGTGCTAAAGCATGGATTGTTCTTGAAGCTGCACATGATGCAGAAGAAATCATCACAGGTATTATCACTGGTAAGGTTAAGGGTGGTTTCACTGTTGAGCTTGGTGATATCCGTGCATTCCTGCCGGGTTCATTAGTAGATGTACGTCCAGTACGTGATACATCTTACCTGGAAGGTAAAGAGTTAGAATTTAAAGTTATCAAGTTAGACCAGAAGCGTAATAACGTTGTTGTATCTCGTCGTGCAGTTGTTGAGTCTGAGTACTCTGCAGAGCGTGAAGAGCTTCTAAACAGTCTGGAAGAAGGTAAAACTGTTAAAGGTATCGTTAAGAACCTTACTGATTACGGCGCATTCCTTGATCTTGGCGGCATTGATGGTCTTCTTCATATTACTGATATGGCCTGGAAACGTGTTAAGCACCCATCTGAAGTTGTTGAAGTGGGTAGTGAAATCGAAGTTGTGGTTCTTAAGTTTGATAAAGAACGTAACCGTGTTTCTCTTGGTCTTAAGCAGCTAGGCGAAGATCCATGGGCAGCTATTGCAAACCGTTACCCTGAAGGTTCACGCATGATGGGTAAAGTAAGCAACATCACTGATTACGGTTGTTTCGTTGAAGTTGAAGATGGTGTTGAAGGTCTTGTACACGTATCTGAAATGGACTGGACTAACAAGAACGTTAACCCAGCTAAAGTTGTGTCTTTAGGTGATGAATGTGAAGTTATGATCCTTGATATCGACGAAGAACGTCGTCGTATTTCTCTTGGTATGAAGCAATGTATTGCTAATCCATGGGATGAGTTCGGTGCAACTCGTAACAAGGGTGATAAAGTTTCAGGTAAGATCAAATCTATCACTGATTTCGGTATCTTCGTTGGCCTTGACGGCGGCATTGATGGCCTGGTTCACCTATCTGACCTTTCCTGGGATTCTACTGGTGAAGACCTTGTTCAGAACTACAGCAAAGGCGATGAGCTTGAAGCGGTTGTATTATCTATTGATCCTGAGCGTGAGCGTATCTCTCTTGGTGTTAAGCAGATGGAACAGGACCCGTTCTCTAACTTCGTTGCAGCAAACAGCAAAGGCGCATTAGTGAAGGGTACTATCACTGAAGTTGATGCTAAAGCAGCTATCGTTGACCTGGGTGACGGCATTGAAGGTACTTTACGTGCTTCTGAGTTATCTCGTGATCGTGTTGAAGATGCACGTACGGTTCTTAAGGCTGGTGAAGATATTGAAGCTAAGTTCCTGGGTGTTGATCGTAAGACTCGCACTATCACTTTATCTATCAAAGCGATGGATGCAGATGAGGAAGCAGCAGCAATTAAGGAGTACTCTTCAGACTCTGATTCTGGCTCTGCAACAACATCTACAACCCTTGGTGATTTACTAAAAGAGCAAATGGATGCTAATAAATAG
- a CDS encoding (d)CMP kinase encodes MTSKTIPVITIDGPSGAGKGTIAQNVATALSFHILDSGSLYRLTALASQDDEIDLSDESAIAELALNLPVEFIPTDTGLQILLRDEDVTEAIRKEEIGMRASKIAALPKVRKSLLERQRSFSEEPGLVADGRDMGTTVFSDAPVKIFMTASAEERAERRYKQLKEKGINANIAALVKDLKSRDEQDANRAVSPLKPAEDAILLDTTEMSIEEVTQKVLDLAKQRLA; translated from the coding sequence ACTTCTAAAACTATCCCAGTTATTACAATAGATGGCCCAAGCGGTGCAGGTAAAGGCACAATAGCCCAGAACGTAGCAACTGCGCTGAGCTTTCATATTCTTGACAGTGGATCACTTTATCGTTTAACAGCGCTTGCTTCCCAAGATGATGAAATTGATTTGTCAGATGAGTCCGCAATAGCAGAATTAGCTCTCAATTTACCCGTTGAATTCATTCCAACTGACACGGGTCTGCAAATTCTATTAAGAGACGAGGATGTTACCGAAGCGATTCGTAAAGAAGAAATCGGTATGCGAGCTTCAAAAATTGCCGCATTACCAAAGGTGCGTAAATCTCTTTTAGAGCGTCAGCGCAGCTTTTCAGAGGAGCCTGGCCTGGTTGCTGATGGCCGTGATATGGGGACAACAGTGTTTTCTGATGCTCCGGTTAAAATATTTATGACCGCTTCGGCTGAAGAACGCGCCGAACGGCGCTATAAGCAGTTGAAAGAAAAGGGGATTAATGCTAATATCGCCGCCCTCGTGAAAGACTTGAAGTCACGGGACGAGCAAGATGCAAATCGCGCTGTATCGCCACTTAAGCCGGCTGAAGATGCGATCTTACTGGATACGACAGAAATGAGTATTGAGGAAGTGACGCAAAAGGTTTTAGATTTAGCGAAACAGCGATTAGCGTAA
- a CDS encoding integration host factor subunit beta: protein MMKSELIELMARKQNHLAYKDVELAVKSLLEQMSEALATGDRIEIRGFGSFSLHFRPPRAGRNPKTGDAVSLPGKYVPHFKPGKELRERVNETLKNS, encoded by the coding sequence ATGATGAAATCCGAGCTAATTGAGCTGATGGCGCGTAAGCAAAATCACCTAGCTTATAAAGATGTAGAATTAGCAGTAAAAAGTTTATTAGAACAAATGTCAGAAGCACTGGCTACCGGTGATCGAATAGAAATTCGTGGTTTCGGCAGCTTTAGCTTACACTTCAGGCCACCAAGGGCTGGACGTAATCCTAAAACCGGTGATGCAGTTTCATTACCCGGAAAGTATGTACCTCACTTTAAGCCTGGTAAAGAGCTTCGTGAGCGTGTTAACGAAACATTAAAAAACAGTTAA